AGCAAAGAAAGCCGGATACCCAACGAGTATGCGCGCTAATCCAATGCCAATTCGTAGGGTGTCGCGATCATCACGGAACTATTCGAAAGTCTCCCCATGCGAGCATGACTTCGCCCGGTCGCGCGCACGTAATCGACCGTTACCTGGACCTGCCCCTTCAATACCCCCGCCTTCACACCGCTATCCCGCGCGAGTTCCGCGAGCGGCAGCGTCACGTCGAGGTCACTTGAGCAAGGCCACGTGAATCGATTGAGCGTGAACGTCGGCCAATCCTGCTTCTTTGCCGCCTGATGGAGAATACGCGGATAGGGCGTACCCTGGCCGTCTCCCGGCGCGTAATCGAATGTGACGCGCACCTCTTGAATGACGAAATTGGGATGCGGATTCGTGACGCGCACATGAATCGGCACATCCACATCATGCCGCCACGCACTCGGTATCGTGACGCTTGCCGCGGGTTCAGAAAGCCACCAGAACATCGGCACGATCAAAAAGTAGATCGCCAGCGCCGCAGCCACTCCCGTTCCTACTGCTTTGCCCCGGTTCACGTGTGACCCTCCCCGTGGCCATCAGAGAACTCTGGTCAGATCCACACTCAATCACGCGCGCCTTAAATGCAATTCATCATAGCGTGGAGCTGAAAACTGGACAATCTCGGCAAGACTTTCTCGAAATCCCTGGTGACGCGGACCACTCTTACGACCGGCAGGTCTCCTCCCTTAACACCAAGAGGGTTGAGAGAATCGGGAAATTAGACGTTCACCTTATTCAGCTTTCATCGTGTCCATTGTGAACTGCGCCCTGTGCAGATCCATTCCCCTGATACGTCAAATACAGCCTTTTCTACGTGTCGGCATACTTCTTCGCAACGGTCTCGAATTGAGCACTTTCTGCCAAGAAGGCATCGACGACGCGAGGATCGAATTGCGTTCCCCGTCCTTGAGTGAGAATCTCCAGAGCCCGTTCATGGCTGAAGCCTTCCTTGTAGCATCGTTTGCTGGTCAATGCATCATAGACGTCGGCCAATGCCATGATCCTGCCTGCAATGGGTATGGCCTCTTCTTTCAGTCCTCTGGGATATCCTTTTCCATCCCACCGCTCATGGTGCGTGTAAGCGATTTCGCAAGCCAACTCTAGAAACGGAACTTCCTCTTGCGAGGGAGAGAACGTGTGTGCCTTTCGCAGGGCCTCGTATCCCAGTGTGGTGTGCGTCTTCATCGTCTGGAATTCTTCGTCGGTCAGCTTTCCAGGCTTCTGGAGTATGCAGTCCGGTATACCGACCTTACCGACGTCGTGCAGCGGCGCGCACTGCGGTATGAGCTCGGCCACTTCGGGGGGGAGTACTTTTCTGAACCCCTTATCGCGAGCCAGGCGCTTGACGAGGAGCTGAACATAGAGTTGCGTGCGAACGATGTGGCGGCCGGTCTCGGGGTCCCGTGTCTCCGCGAGAGACGTCAGAGAGCCGATAGCATAGCTTTGTGCCGCGGCCAGCGCCCTTGCATTCCGGCCGGCGCGTCGCTCCTCGTGCCAGAAACGCAGCACGGTCAGAAGAACAAAGCACACCGCCAAAGCGGATAGCGCGGGAACAGGTGAAATGAAGACTCCTTTTTGCGAAAGCAGCCATTGACTTCCAAACCACGAAAGACCGCCCGCGCTCCCGCACCAAAAGGCGCACGAGACAAGTGACAGCCGTGCGACGCCAGCCGCCACCAATACGCCAAGAACCAAAGCCAATACCCACTGGGCGCCATGCTCCCACGAAGGCGAATGAAGATATTCCTGGCGCAGCATCATGTCCATTGCCAGTGCGTGCAGTTCCACCCCCGAGACCGCCTTTTCGAACGGCGTATACTGCACGTCCCGTAGAGCCGTCGCCGAAGTCCCGAGCAAAATCACCTTGTCCTTGAGCAATTCCGAAGAGACCTCGCCGCGAAGAATGGCAGCGGCGGAAATATGCTGGAAGTGATTGCCCGGCCCGCTGAATCGCAGCAACATGTTGCCAGCCCTATCCGTGGGGATACTGCGCTGTCCGATGCGGACGCACTCGATTCCTGCAGGCGAGACCTTGACGAAGACTTCATTGGTCTTGAGATCGAAGAGCGTGGTCGCCAGCGCCAAAGAGGGATAGATGCCGCCATTCATGGATATCAGGAGCGGCATTCTGCGGATACGCCCGTCCGAATCGGGAATCGAATTCAGAAAACCTATCGAATGAGCCGATTGAAGAAGTTGTGCATTCGGACACTTCATTGAAGTCGCCGGCGGAAACTCCGGCAAGGGTATCCTCTCGTTCTCACGCAAGAAGACCACGTTTACCGGCGGAGCCGAACACGGAGTACCCACGGATCCATCGGCATCCTCAAAGGAGAACCAAGTCCCCATGATGCTGGGCGCATGCTTGATCGATTGAGCCAGCATACGATCATTGTCCATGAGATCAGCGGGGATATCGGTAAGCGGAAGTGTCATTCCAAGATTGCGCTCAAGATCCTCGCGAATGTGCACGAGCGAGGTGCGGTCCACCTCCGAGAGCATCATGTCAATACTAAGCGATTGGGGCTGCGCCGAGGCTATCGACTTAACAAGGAAGGCCAATTGGTATCGGGGCCAGGGCCATTGCCCCAATTCGCGAAGACTTGCTTCGTCGATGTCCACAATGACCACGTTGGACGGAGGAGGGTCGCGGCGCATCGTTCTCAGAAGCGTGTCGTAGACGAGGTGGTCGAGTTCCTGAATCAGCCAGGGTCTTCTGACAAACAGAGTGGCCAAGAGAGCGGCAAGCAGAAGTCCAAGTAAAAAGACTCCCTTGTACGCTTTCGGCTTTCCGAAAAGCCGACTGCGCCGCACGTGATTCATACCGGAAACCCGCAGCGGCTTTTCATCCCCGCGGCCCTATCGTACGACCACTTCGACGCGGCGGTTACGCGGTTCCTCCACTCCATCTGCTGTTGGGATCAGGGGATTCCCTTCGCCGTGTGATTTCACTTCAATCAGGTCGTTAGGAACGCCCGCTTGGACCAGCAAATCCCGGATGTGCGTTGCTCGCTCGATGGATAGCTTCAGGTTGTAGGCATCGTCGCCACTTCGGTCGGTGTGCCCTACCACGCTGATGTCGCGCGAATCGCGCTCCTTGATTGCGGCCAGCACTTTCCCGATTGTCTCTTGCGATGCCTCATCCGGATTGGCGGAATCGCGTCTGAAATAGATTAGATACTTTATAGGCGGCGCCGGTTCGGCGGCCAAGGCCGGGGCGAAAATCTTCTGGATATTCGCCGCGCTCATGGGTTTCGGTGCGCTGGGCGCGGCAGACGCACTCTTGAGTGCAGTGCTATCGCCCGAACGTGTCAGGCTCTCGGAGCCCCCCGCATTCGTCACTTGCGCACTTCCAAGGCGGCCGTCGGGGTCTGGAACCAGCACAACCACGTTCCTCGTAGTCGCACACCCCATCCCGGCAATGAACATAAGCGCGACAAAGGCGCTCCAAGCGGCGCGCGTTCGGATACAGACTGTCATGTTGTGTCGCATAGCACTAACCCTTTATACGAATG
This region of Candidatus Hydrogenedentota bacterium genomic DNA includes:
- a CDS encoding CHASE2 domain-containing protein, with amino-acid sequence MNHVRRSRLFGKPKAYKGVFLLGLLLAALLATLFVRRPWLIQELDHLVYDTLLRTMRRDPPPSNVVIVDIDEASLRELGQWPWPRYQLAFLVKSIASAQPQSLSIDMMLSEVDRTSLVHIREDLERNLGMTLPLTDIPADLMDNDRMLAQSIKHAPSIMGTWFSFEDADGSVGTPCSAPPVNVVFLRENERIPLPEFPPATSMKCPNAQLLQSAHSIGFLNSIPDSDGRIRRMPLLISMNGGIYPSLALATTLFDLKTNEVFVKVSPAGIECVRIGQRSIPTDRAGNMLLRFSGPGNHFQHISAAAILRGEVSSELLKDKVILLGTSATALRDVQYTPFEKAVSGVELHALAMDMMLRQEYLHSPSWEHGAQWVLALVLGVLVAAGVARLSLVSCAFWCGSAGGLSWFGSQWLLSQKGVFISPVPALSALAVCFVLLTVLRFWHEERRAGRNARALAAAQSYAIGSLTSLAETRDPETGRHIVRTQLYVQLLVKRLARDKGFRKVLPPEVAELIPQCAPLHDVGKVGIPDCILQKPGKLTDEEFQTMKTHTTLGYEALRKAHTFSPSQEEVPFLELACEIAYTHHERWDGKGYPRGLKEEAIPIAGRIMALADVYDALTSKRCYKEGFSHERALEILTQGRGTQFDPRVVDAFLAESAQFETVAKKYADT
- a CDS encoding OmpA family protein, with protein sequence MRHNMTVCIRTRAAWSAFVALMFIAGMGCATTRNVVVLVPDPDGRLGSAQVTNAGGSESLTRSGDSTALKSASAAPSAPKPMSAANIQKIFAPALAAEPAPPIKYLIYFRRDSANPDEASQETIGKVLAAIKERDSRDISVVGHTDRSGDDAYNLKLSIERATHIRDLLVQAGVPNDLIEVKSHGEGNPLIPTADGVEEPRNRRVEVVVR